A stretch of Lentibacillus sp. JNUCC-1 DNA encodes these proteins:
- a CDS encoding protein-glutamate methylesterase/protein-glutamine glutaminase, producing the protein MKPIRVLVVDDSAFMRKLITDILTEDARIEVIGTARNGKDALRKIKAFTPDVITLDVEMPVMDGIQTLQHIMSEHPLPVVMLSSDDHAQKTVQAMTKGAVDFIKKPSGAISLNLAEIKQEIVDRVIGASEAKPLPDPDGNFTQTHETGTADHLNQIHAQTVIAIGTSTGGPKALEHILTELPEDFKPAILIVQHMPERFTKSLAERLDAMSHIHVTEAAHGEIIQSGTAYIAPGNLHMRIRETGLTYAIELSEHPAQSRHRPSVDVLFKSLSKMNHLNKLTAILTGMGKDGADGIMAIKQEDKHAIVLAQSQASSVVYGMPKAAIMTKHVDEVVALSDMAEKLITLVEHPRGK; encoded by the coding sequence ATGAAGCCAATCCGTGTACTTGTTGTGGATGATTCTGCCTTCATGCGAAAGTTGATAACTGACATACTGACAGAGGATGCACGCATCGAAGTCATTGGTACAGCGAGAAATGGAAAAGATGCATTGCGTAAAATTAAAGCCTTTACTCCAGATGTTATCACACTTGATGTGGAAATGCCTGTAATGGACGGGATTCAAACACTCCAACATATTATGTCTGAACATCCATTACCGGTTGTTATGCTCTCAAGTGATGATCATGCTCAGAAAACCGTTCAGGCCATGACAAAAGGTGCTGTCGATTTCATTAAGAAACCGTCAGGAGCCATTTCTCTTAATCTGGCAGAGATTAAGCAAGAAATTGTAGATCGAGTGATTGGAGCTTCAGAAGCAAAGCCTTTACCAGATCCAGACGGTAACTTCACACAGACACACGAAACAGGAACGGCAGACCATTTGAACCAGATTCATGCTCAAACGGTTATCGCCATTGGCACTTCAACAGGAGGGCCAAAAGCTTTAGAGCATATTTTGACAGAACTTCCAGAGGATTTTAAACCAGCAATTTTAATTGTTCAGCATATGCCGGAGCGGTTTACAAAATCACTCGCTGAACGTCTCGATGCCATGTCACACATTCATGTCACTGAAGCAGCACATGGTGAAATTATTCAATCTGGTACCGCCTATATTGCCCCTGGAAATCTTCATATGCGCATCAGGGAAACGGGACTGACCTATGCCATTGAGTTATCAGAACACCCTGCTCAAAGCAGGCACCGGCCATCTGTTGACGTATTATTTAAATCATTATCAAAAATGAACCACCTCAACAAATTGACCGCTATCTTAACTGGGATGGGTAAAGACGGGGCAGATGGTATAATGGCGATTAAACAAGAGGACAAGCATGCCATAGTCCTTGCACAATCCCAGGCATCATCTGTTGTTTACGGCATGCCGAAAGCTGCAATTATGACCAAACATGTTGATGAGGTGGTTGCCCTCAGTGACATGGCCGAAAAGCTTATCACGCTTGTAGAACACCCAAGGGGGAAGTAA
- a CDS encoding MinD/ParA family protein yields MHDQAERLRQMIQGSTLNKQCRTIAVASGKGGVGKSNISLNLALALIKQHQKVLLFDMDIGMGNIDVLSGLDAPYSIVDLFEKHLSIQEIISEGPEGLAYIAGGSGLNELFTMNDEERMLFFREYTTLLESFDYIIMDMGAGASSESLLFILAADASIIVTTPEPTAITDAYSMIKHMVVHGFNKQLYGIMNRTWNDKQGEKSLNEFQSVVQQFLHINLMALGTVPEDKAVARAVMKQIPLLLMNEKSPAAKAITLMAKRMTGPPDTHQSKSFVDRLKQLMKERSLL; encoded by the coding sequence ATGCATGATCAGGCTGAACGGCTTCGGCAAATGATTCAAGGCAGCACCCTAAACAAGCAGTGCAGGACAATAGCTGTTGCAAGCGGAAAAGGCGGCGTAGGGAAGTCGAACATTTCTCTTAACCTGGCACTTGCTCTGATCAAACAACATCAAAAAGTCCTGTTATTTGATATGGATATCGGAATGGGTAATATTGATGTCTTATCCGGTCTGGATGCACCTTATAGTATTGTCGACTTGTTTGAGAAACATCTATCAATCCAAGAAATTATTTCTGAAGGGCCTGAGGGTCTCGCCTATATAGCAGGCGGATCAGGCTTAAACGAGTTGTTTACGATGAATGATGAGGAACGCATGTTGTTCTTCAGAGAGTATACAACACTTCTTGAAAGTTTTGATTATATTATTATGGATATGGGGGCGGGTGCATCATCTGAAAGCTTATTATTTATTCTCGCTGCGGACGCGAGCATTATTGTCACAACACCAGAACCAACAGCAATTACGGATGCTTACAGTATGATTAAACATATGGTTGTGCATGGGTTTAATAAGCAGCTGTATGGGATTATGAACCGTACATGGAATGATAAACAAGGTGAGAAATCATTAAATGAATTCCAATCGGTGGTACAACAATTTTTACATATTAATCTTATGGCACTTGGAACAGTGCCGGAAGATAAAGCTGTGGCACGCGCAGTTATGAAACAAATACCGTTATTATTAATGAACGAAAAATCTCCTGCAGCTAAAGCGATCACATTAATGGCCAAACGTATGACAGGTCCTCCAGACACGCACCAGTCCAAATCTTTTGTGGATAGACTGAAACAACTTATGAAGGAGCGATCATTGTTATGA
- the flhF gene encoding flagellar biosynthesis protein FlhF, with protein sequence MKIKKYTAPTMPEAMKQVRKELGADAVILQSRETKKGGFLGIFQKNYIEVVAALDPSPVNIQQKQPDLKPKEHLHMPVSHSNEDVLTEIKNLKKLISLSHESGEAFPAEYELMYRYLLEQDISTDLSRSIMENVIHKHSDEAEADTDRVVALTKQELETQLKQLSFEGITFNKQVIQFVGPTGVGKTTTLAKVAAKAMMSHGKKVAFITADTYRIAAVDQLKTYARILNVPVKVVYDMHEYRNAIKSFHDYDLIFVDTAGRNFQSKRYVQELKNTIDFNDLIDTYLVLSMTSKPKDMLSVYEQFSHLPIKGLVYTKADETRQFGSLLNIALPHRLDIAYITNGQDVPEDILEPNAAYITQLIMEGCKDA encoded by the coding sequence ATGAAAATAAAAAAATATACCGCACCAACCATGCCTGAAGCGATGAAACAAGTTAGAAAAGAATTAGGCGCAGATGCTGTTATTCTTCAGTCCAGAGAAACTAAAAAAGGAGGTTTTCTGGGAATTTTTCAAAAGAATTATATCGAAGTTGTGGCCGCCCTTGATCCATCTCCGGTAAACATTCAGCAGAAACAGCCTGACCTGAAACCTAAAGAGCATCTACATATGCCTGTCTCGCATTCAAATGAAGATGTTTTAACAGAAATTAAGAATTTAAAAAAGCTGATTTCGCTCTCACATGAATCTGGGGAAGCATTTCCTGCAGAATATGAGTTGATGTACCGATACTTATTGGAACAGGATATAAGTACTGATTTAAGTCGGTCAATCATGGAAAATGTCATTCATAAACATTCAGATGAGGCAGAGGCTGATACCGATCGTGTTGTGGCTCTTACAAAGCAAGAATTAGAAACACAGCTGAAACAGCTTTCCTTTGAAGGTATCACATTTAACAAACAAGTGATTCAATTTGTAGGGCCAACAGGAGTTGGTAAAACAACGACCTTGGCAAAGGTTGCAGCTAAAGCCATGATGAGTCACGGAAAAAAAGTCGCCTTCATCACTGCGGATACCTACAGAATTGCTGCGGTTGACCAGTTAAAGACATATGCCCGTATTTTAAATGTACCCGTGAAGGTTGTCTATGATATGCATGAATATAGAAATGCCATCAAGTCGTTTCATGATTATGATTTAATATTTGTGGATACAGCCGGGCGGAATTTCCAATCCAAGCGATATGTTCAGGAGTTAAAAAACACAATCGATTTCAATGATTTAATAGATACATATTTGGTGCTGTCCATGACTTCTAAACCAAAAGATATGCTGTCGGTCTATGAGCAATTCAGCCATTTGCCCATTAAAGGCCTGGTCTATACAAAAGCAGATGAAACAAGACAATTCGGCAGTTTACTAAATATTGCCTTGCCCCATCGGTTGGATATTGCTTATATTACAAATGGACAAGATGTACCTGAAGATATCCTTGAACCTAACGCCGCTTATATCACACAACTGATTATGGAGGGCTGTAAAGATGCATGA
- the flhA gene encoding flagellar biosynthesis protein FlhA produces the protein MKARDLSVLLGVILIIVMLVIPLPGWILSILILCNITLALIVILVSMNTQEALQFSIFPSLLLLLTLFRLGLNVSTTRSILSEGQAGGVVDTFGSFVIGNNPLVGFVVFVILVIIQFLVITKGAERVSEVAARFTLDAMPGKQMSIDADMNAGLISEQQAKDRREKVESEADFHGAMDGASKFVKGDAIAGIIIVLINIIFGLIIGMVQRGLSFQEAINVYMRLTVGDGLVSQIPALLIATATGIVVTRVTTTGNLGSDVTGQLLQFPKLLFIAAGAIFFLGLTPINFMLTTILAGFLALGGYFLLRKSQEDAMPEEMEEEQAEASTMQSPESVVNLLTMDQIEFEFGYALIPLVDTEKGGDLLDRIVMIRRQLAVELGIVVPVVRIRDNIQLNPNDYRIKIRGNEAARGELLLDHYLAMSPDMEDDEIDGIATTEPAFGLPAKWISEELKDEAELSGYTVVDPPSVVSTHMTEVIKTHAHILLGRQETKQLIDHLKESYPILVDEVSPEPLSVGDIQKVLAKLLKENVSIRNLPVIFETLADFGKMTNDTDLLAEYVRQSLSPQLTKQYADGGRTLKVITISGKIEKTIAESIQQTEHGNYLAMDPETQESIIKTVHEQVEKLALEEDTPIVICSPAIRMYLKQLLDRFLPHVVVLSYNELEPNVQIESIGVVNVA, from the coding sequence ATGAAGGCGCGGGATTTATCTGTATTATTAGGCGTTATCTTAATTATTGTTATGCTGGTCATTCCATTACCGGGTTGGATTCTTAGTATTTTAATCCTGTGTAATATCACGTTAGCGCTTATTGTTATTTTAGTCTCGATGAATACACAAGAGGCCTTGCAATTTTCTATTTTTCCTTCATTGCTATTATTATTAACGTTATTTCGCTTAGGTCTCAACGTATCTACAACCCGGTCGATTCTGTCTGAAGGACAAGCAGGTGGAGTTGTTGATACGTTTGGATCATTTGTTATCGGCAATAACCCCCTTGTGGGATTTGTCGTTTTTGTTATTTTGGTTATTATTCAATTCCTCGTGATTACCAAAGGAGCTGAGCGTGTCTCTGAGGTTGCAGCCAGATTTACGCTTGATGCGATGCCTGGTAAACAGATGAGTATTGACGCCGACATGAATGCCGGTTTAATTTCTGAGCAACAGGCAAAAGACAGGCGGGAAAAAGTTGAATCTGAAGCTGACTTTCATGGAGCAATGGATGGTGCGAGTAAGTTTGTTAAAGGAGATGCCATAGCAGGCATTATCATAGTCCTGATTAATATTATATTTGGTCTCATCATTGGTATGGTTCAGAGAGGACTATCTTTCCAGGAAGCCATTAATGTTTATATGCGGCTGACAGTAGGGGACGGGCTCGTTAGCCAGATTCCTGCACTTTTAATTGCCACTGCAACAGGTATCGTTGTAACACGCGTCACTACTACCGGTAATCTAGGGAGTGATGTAACGGGACAGCTTCTGCAATTTCCGAAATTGTTATTTATTGCAGCGGGGGCCATTTTCTTTCTCGGTCTTACGCCAATCAACTTCATGCTGACAACGATTCTTGCAGGTTTCCTGGCGTTGGGAGGGTATTTTCTCCTAAGGAAATCACAGGAGGATGCGATGCCGGAAGAGATGGAAGAAGAGCAAGCAGAAGCAAGCACCATGCAATCACCAGAAAGTGTGGTGAACTTATTAACAATGGATCAAATCGAATTTGAATTCGGCTATGCGTTGATCCCCCTTGTTGACACAGAAAAAGGAGGGGATTTACTTGACAGGATTGTCATGATCAGAAGACAGCTCGCTGTTGAACTTGGTATTGTTGTGCCGGTTGTAAGAATCCGCGACAATATTCAGTTGAATCCAAATGACTACAGAATTAAAATTCGCGGTAATGAAGCAGCACGCGGTGAATTACTACTAGACCATTATTTAGCCATGTCTCCGGATATGGAAGACGATGAAATAGACGGAATTGCTACAACTGAACCTGCTTTCGGATTGCCTGCTAAATGGATCAGCGAAGAACTGAAAGATGAAGCGGAACTATCGGGATATACAGTTGTCGATCCGCCATCGGTAGTATCAACGCATATGACGGAAGTTATTAAAACACATGCGCATATATTACTCGGCAGACAGGAAACAAAGCAGTTAATTGATCATTTGAAGGAAAGTTACCCGATTCTGGTTGATGAAGTTTCACCAGAACCATTAAGTGTTGGCGATATTCAAAAAGTCCTTGCTAAATTACTGAAAGAGAATGTCTCGATACGTAACTTGCCAGTGATATTCGAGACACTTGCTGACTTCGGAAAAATGACGAATGATACGGATCTTCTGGCTGAATATGTAAGACAATCGCTTTCTCCTCAGTTAACCAAGCAATATGCTGACGGTGGGAGAACACTTAAAGTGATTACGATTTCAGGAAAAATTGAAAAAACCATCGCTGAAAGTATTCAGCAAACAGAACATGGAAACTATTTGGCCATGGATCCTGAAACACAAGAATCCATTATCAAAACCGTCCATGAACAGGTAGAGAAGCTTGCTCTAGAAGAAGATACGCCAATTGTTATTTGTTCACCTGCGATTAGAATGTACTTAAAACAATTACTTGACCGTTTTCTGCCGCATGTTGTTGTATTATCCTATAACGAACTTGAGCCAAATGTACAAATTGAAAGTATCGGGGTGGTGAATGTCGCATGA
- the flhB gene encoding flagellar biosynthesis protein FlhB, giving the protein MQQLKLDLQYFAGEKTEKATPKKREDERKKGKVAKSQDINTAVLLLFCFIILIAFGGFMKNGMLALYHQAFTEYINWNVTTETVMQVFVESVIQMAKILAPVMIVAIIAGVAANLAQFGFMFTGEPLKPDLKKIDPIQGAKRIFSVRALVELLKSLFKIVFIGGITFFVIWLYKDDMMMLAFKSVDDALAFFGRSTMIMGISATLALLFLSVFDYAYQRYDFEKNMKMSKQDVKDEHKNIEGDPLIKSRIKEKQREMATRRMMSEVPKADVVITNPTHYALAIKYDETEASAPYILAKGTDHLALKIREVAKAHDVITVENKPLARSLYQAADIGEIIPEAFYKAVAEVLAYVYNLEKKL; this is encoded by the coding sequence ATGCAGCAACTCAAATTGGATTTACAATATTTTGCAGGCGAAAAAACTGAGAAAGCAACTCCGAAGAAAAGGGAAGATGAACGAAAGAAAGGTAAAGTGGCCAAAAGTCAGGATATCAATACCGCCGTGTTATTGCTATTTTGTTTTATTATTTTAATTGCGTTTGGCGGGTTCATGAAAAACGGCATGCTGGCTCTTTATCATCAAGCTTTCACAGAATACATCAATTGGAATGTAACCACTGAAACGGTTATGCAAGTGTTTGTTGAATCTGTCATTCAAATGGCTAAAATCTTGGCCCCAGTCATGATTGTTGCCATTATCGCGGGCGTTGCAGCAAACTTGGCTCAATTCGGATTCATGTTTACAGGCGAGCCTTTAAAGCCAGATCTGAAAAAAATCGACCCCATCCAAGGGGCTAAACGCATATTTTCTGTTCGAGCGCTTGTGGAACTTTTAAAATCATTGTTCAAAATCGTGTTTATTGGTGGCATTACATTTTTTGTAATATGGCTTTACAAAGATGACATGATGATGCTGGCATTTAAGAGCGTTGACGATGCGCTGGCTTTCTTTGGACGATCGACGATGATTATGGGAATCTCGGCAACTCTTGCACTATTATTTTTGTCCGTATTTGACTATGCATACCAGCGTTATGACTTTGAAAAAAACATGAAAATGTCAAAACAAGATGTAAAAGATGAGCATAAGAACATTGAAGGAGATCCTTTAATTAAATCAAGAATTAAAGAAAAGCAAAGAGAGATGGCAACCAGACGAATGATGAGTGAAGTTCCAAAAGCCGATGTCGTCATTACAAACCCAACCCACTACGCGCTTGCAATTAAGTATGATGAAACAGAGGCTAGTGCACCTTACATTCTTGCTAAGGGAACGGATCATCTGGCTTTAAAAATCAGAGAAGTTGCCAAAGCTCATGATGTAATTACAGTCGAAAACAAGCCTCTGGCACGCTCGCTTTATCAAGCAGCAGACATAGGAGAAATCATACCTGAAGCATTTTACAAAGCGGTAGCTGAAGTACTTGCCTATGTTTATAATCTGGAGAAAAAATTATAA
- the fliR gene encoding flagellar biosynthetic protein FliR, with the protein MLEFINLSAVPTFLLVFARVAAFFVTMPLFSYRTIPAPFKVGLSFFLALTMFYTVSPLPEEMLNVYPVLLIKEILIGLLIGLLAYIILSAVQIAGGFIDFQMGFAIANVVDPQTGAQSPLIGQYFYIFALLFLLAVDGHHMIIDGIHNSYTLIPIDQWIAFDNENILLFIIKTFNQMFIVAFQIAIPIVGCLFLVDVALGMIARSVPQLNVFVVGLPLKILVSFIVLLFFISLYMILAKNLFHLLFNAMSTLMQLFGGR; encoded by the coding sequence ATGTTAGAATTTATTAATTTATCAGCTGTACCAACGTTTTTACTTGTTTTTGCCCGTGTCGCAGCTTTCTTTGTTACGATGCCTTTGTTTTCATATCGAACCATACCCGCACCATTCAAAGTTGGTTTGAGTTTTTTTCTTGCACTGACGATGTTTTATACAGTTTCTCCCCTGCCTGAAGAGATGTTAAACGTTTATCCTGTTCTATTGATCAAGGAAATTTTGATTGGCTTACTCATCGGACTGTTGGCTTATATTATTTTATCAGCTGTTCAGATAGCCGGTGGTTTTATAGACTTTCAAATGGGGTTTGCCATAGCGAATGTTGTTGATCCGCAGACTGGCGCACAGAGTCCTTTGATCGGTCAATATTTTTATATTTTTGCGCTTTTATTTTTATTGGCCGTTGATGGGCATCACATGATTATTGATGGAATTCACAACAGTTATACACTCATACCGATTGACCAGTGGATAGCATTTGATAATGAAAACATCTTACTATTTATCATTAAAACATTTAACCAGATGTTTATTGTAGCGTTCCAAATTGCTATTCCGATTGTCGGTTGTTTGTTCCTTGTGGATGTCGCACTCGGCATGATTGCCCGATCTGTTCCGCAACTAAATGTTTTTGTTGTTGGTCTCCCGCTGAAAATTCTTGTCAGTTTCATTGTGCTGTTATTTTTCATCAGTCTTTATATGATCCTTGCAAAGAATTTATTTCATTTATTATTTAATGCTATGAGCACATTGATGCAGCTTTTCGGAGGGCGTTAG
- the fliQ gene encoding flagellar biosynthesis protein FliQ, with the protein MTNEFVLSLAERGIYTILLVVGPLLILALAIGLLVSIFQATTQIQEQTLAFIPKIVAVLVGLVFFGPWMLSHIVEFTTDLYLNMNRYIG; encoded by the coding sequence TTGACTAACGAATTTGTTCTATCATTAGCTGAAAGAGGTATTTATACGATCTTGCTCGTTGTCGGGCCATTGTTAATTCTAGCACTTGCAATCGGACTATTGGTCAGTATTTTCCAGGCTACAACCCAAATCCAGGAGCAGACACTGGCCTTTATTCCAAAAATCGTCGCTGTGCTTGTCGGACTCGTGTTTTTCGGACCATGGATGCTTTCCCACATAGTGGAATTCACCACAGACCTTTATTTAAACATGAACCGTTATATAGGGTAA
- the fliP gene encoding flagellar type III secretion system pore protein FliP (The bacterial flagellar biogenesis protein FliP forms a type III secretion system (T3SS)-type pore required for flagellar assembly.), with product MNEVIDMFSGTDPESVSTSVRLLLLLTVLSLAPSILILMTSFTRIVIVLSFVRTSLATQQMPPNQVLIGLALFLTFFIMAPTFSDVYNDALEPLFNEEITLEEAYDKASSPVKDFMAGHTREKDLALFMNYAEMERPETIQDIPLTTLVPAFAISELKTAFQMGFMIFVPFLIIDMAVASVLMSMGMMMLPPVMISLPFKILLFVLVDGWYLITWSLLDGF from the coding sequence ATGAATGAAGTTATAGACATGTTTTCTGGAACAGATCCTGAATCTGTTTCCACTTCAGTCAGATTGCTGCTTTTACTAACAGTACTGTCGCTTGCACCAAGTATTTTAATACTTATGACAAGCTTTACACGTATTGTCATTGTTCTATCGTTTGTCAGAACATCTCTTGCCACACAGCAGATGCCACCCAATCAAGTGCTGATCGGGCTTGCTTTATTCTTAACATTCTTCATTATGGCACCGACCTTCAGTGACGTTTATAACGATGCTTTAGAACCATTGTTTAATGAGGAAATTACACTTGAAGAAGCCTACGATAAAGCCAGCAGTCCGGTTAAAGATTTCATGGCCGGACATACACGGGAAAAGGACTTGGCGTTATTTATGAATTATGCTGAGATGGAGAGGCCTGAGACCATACAAGATATACCGTTGACAACACTTGTTCCAGCATTTGCAATCAGCGAATTAAAAACTGCTTTTCAAATGGGATTCATGATTTTTGTTCCATTTCTGATCATTGACATGGCTGTTGCCAGTGTCCTGATGTCCATGGGGATGATGATGTTGCCGCCTGTGATGATCTCTCTGCCGTTTAAAATTTTGCTTTTTGTTCTGGTAGACGGCTGGTATCTTATTACATGGTCGTTGCTTGACGGGTTTTAA
- a CDS encoding flagellar biosynthetic protein FliO, producing MNLWIIVFTEQAGQDVFRRANHGKYGGLSVGQNKSLQIVRIGKQFYVVGVGDNVEILHEITDENVTTELMQGKETTPVNQMTQIFSRFKKQPDDQQSETFKSHYARELEQMKQNRQKLVDTYKEDRHE from the coding sequence ATTAATTTATGGATTATTGTATTTACTGAGCAAGCGGGGCAAGATGTTTTCAGGCGTGCAAACCATGGAAAGTATGGGGGCCTTTCTGTAGGTCAAAATAAATCACTGCAAATTGTCCGGATCGGAAAACAGTTTTATGTGGTTGGTGTCGGTGATAATGTTGAAATCTTGCATGAGATCACTGACGAAAATGTAACAACAGAGTTGATGCAGGGCAAAGAAACGACACCTGTCAACCAGATGACACAAATCTTTTCACGTTTTAAAAAGCAGCCTGATGATCAACAATCTGAAACTTTCAAGTCACATTATGCGAGAGAGCTTGAACAAATGAAGCAAAACAGACAAAAGCTTGTCGACACATATAAGGAAGATCGCCATGAATGA
- a CDS encoding response regulator, giving the protein MSNNILIVDDAAFMRMMIKDILVKNGFNVVGEAQDGVTAVEKYKELNPDLVTMDITMPEKDGIEALKEIRAIHSEAKVIMCSAMGQQAMVIDAIQSGAKDFIVKPFQADRVIEAIQKALG; this is encoded by the coding sequence GTGTCAAATAATATTCTAATTGTAGACGATGCAGCATTTATGCGAATGATGATCAAAGACATTCTTGTAAAAAACGGATTTAATGTAGTTGGTGAAGCCCAAGATGGTGTTACAGCCGTTGAAAAATATAAAGAACTGAACCCTGATTTGGTTACGATGGACATCACCATGCCTGAAAAAGACGGAATTGAAGCATTGAAAGAAATAAGAGCGATTCATTCAGAAGCAAAAGTCATTATGTGCTCAGCTATGGGACAGCAGGCAATGGTTATAGATGCTATTCAATCAGGAGCTAAAGATTTCATCGTCAAGCCATTCCAGGCAGATCGAGTGATCGAGGCTATCCAAAAAGCACTGGGTTAA
- the fliM gene encoding flagellar motor switch protein FliM, translating into MVEDILSQNEIDALLSAITSGEMDADELKKEDREPKVRLYDFKRALRFSKDQIRSISRVHENYARLLTTFFSGHLRTYVDISVASVDQIPYEEFIRSIPEMTVLNVYSLAPLEGRILMEINPNIAFSMLDRILGGTGASINKIDNLTDLETRLMTQLFEKAMFNLENAWQTMVDIEPELEEFEVNPQFLQLVSPNETVVVVSLNTEIGETSGMINICIPHIVLEPIIPKLSVHYWMQDNKKERDPESYNKLTKSLQKAEIQAVANLGETNITIQEFLNLGLNDVITLNQGIDEPLKLSVNGKPKFLVQPGLYKQKKSVQVLEEIEEVTEDE; encoded by the coding sequence TTGGTAGAAGATATACTGTCACAAAATGAAATTGACGCATTGCTTTCGGCAATCACATCAGGCGAAATGGATGCAGATGAACTCAAAAAAGAAGATCGAGAACCGAAAGTCCGTCTGTATGATTTCAAACGAGCTCTTCGTTTTTCAAAGGATCAAATTCGCAGCATATCAAGAGTTCACGAAAATTATGCCAGACTTTTGACAACGTTCTTTTCAGGTCATTTGCGTACATATGTGGACATTTCAGTTGCATCAGTAGACCAGATCCCCTATGAAGAATTTATTCGTTCCATTCCGGAAATGACTGTTTTGAATGTATACAGTCTTGCGCCTCTGGAAGGTCGCATCCTTATGGAAATTAACCCCAATATCGCCTTTAGCATGCTAGACAGGATTCTTGGCGGCACGGGTGCCAGCATTAATAAAATAGATAACTTAACCGATCTTGAAACACGATTAATGACTCAGCTTTTTGAAAAAGCAATGTTCAATTTGGAAAATGCCTGGCAAACAATGGTAGATATTGAGCCGGAACTGGAAGAATTTGAAGTGAATCCACAGTTTTTACAACTTGTTTCCCCTAATGAAACAGTCGTAGTGGTTTCACTTAATACAGAAATCGGTGAAACAAGCGGTATGATTAATATTTGCATCCCGCATATTGTATTGGAACCGATTATACCTAAACTATCTGTTCATTATTGGATGCAGGATAATAAGAAAGAGAGAGACCCTGAATCCTATAATAAACTGACAAAAAGCTTACAAAAAGCAGAAATACAGGCTGTGGCAAATCTGGGGGAAACGAATATTACGATTCAGGAATTTCTTAACCTGGGTCTTAATGATGTTATAACTTTGAATCAAGGGATTGATGAACCATTGAAACTGAGTGTAAATGGAAAACCAAAGTTTCTCGTCCAACCGGGACTTTATAAACAAAAGAAATCTGTTCAGGTGCTTGAGGAAATCGAGGAGGTGACTGAAGATGAATGA
- a CDS encoding flagellar basal body-associated FliL family protein has product MSNLKKAMLVSLTIIVVMAGVAVFLIMNLTEEKHADGKQSIDDMVAYSHQTPEITTDLDDGSFVKIQFQIVTDSKDATKEVGKREFQFKNILIKELAVMNETDFKEDLAQLEVAVKDKLNEKMTEGKITEVYTISKILQ; this is encoded by the coding sequence ATGAGTAATTTAAAAAAAGCCATGCTTGTATCACTCACTATTATAGTTGTTATGGCTGGAGTAGCCGTTTTTCTGATAATGAACTTAACTGAAGAAAAGCATGCAGATGGAAAACAATCCATAGATGATATGGTTGCCTATTCACACCAGACTCCTGAGATCACAACAGACCTTGATGATGGTTCCTTTGTTAAAATCCAGTTTCAAATTGTGACAGACAGTAAGGACGCCACTAAAGAAGTTGGCAAAAGAGAATTTCAGTTTAAAAACATCCTTATAAAAGAACTAGCAGTTATGAATGAAACTGATTTCAAGGAAGATTTGGCACAACTTGAGGTAGCAGTTAAAGACAAATTGAATGAAAAGATGACTGAAGGCAAAATTACCGAGGTCTATACCATCAGTAAAATATTGCAATAA
- a CDS encoding flagellar FlbD family protein — MIELTRLTGETFKLNVLMIEQIQSHPDTTITLVNGKKLVVADTEDEVSERILAVYRSAGFSAVHIETGDKDE; from the coding sequence ATGATCGAATTAACTAGGCTGACAGGAGAGACGTTTAAACTGAATGTGCTGATGATCGAACAAATCCAATCTCATCCTGATACTACAATTACACTTGTGAATGGAAAAAAACTTGTTGTTGCGGATACAGAAGATGAAGTATCCGAACGCATTTTGGCGGTTTATCGATCCGCCGGGTTTTCGGCAGTACACATAGAAACAGGTGATAAAGATGAGTAA